The following coding sequences are from one Streptomyces sp. NBC_00536 window:
- a CDS encoding non-ribosomal peptide synthetase, translating into MAINDAYPLTRLQSGMLYHSHLDTTGTTYHDLSSLKISGPFDASRLRSVLAALLAGHDILRSGVELTRFSEPMQLVHDHVEPPLTVEDLTGLTAVGQDAHITSWRAAEKARPFDLATPPLLRVHAQLVGDTSFWLNLSFHHAILDGWSLSLLTSWLLTEYDRSLAGHTPRPPRLASRFRDLVRLEREALADGTSRDYWRDLLADTEVLELPRWGDTGRTPAIEEGAERSARVHRVAFRPELTEQLKGFAAGAKVATKAALYAAHAGVLSRMSGRQRVITGRVANCRPESPDADRMIGLFLNSVPLVLDTGRTSWRDLARQVHHAEVEALAHRRYPLGQMQRDLNRDSLFETLVDYRAMRSYGGLSLTHLTIEDTNFFEQTNFPFTANFGADPNTGEIGLGINYDEAEFPAEQIEAIGGYYAAALEAMVDDPAAPVSAAPLLSTAETTRQLKEWNDTAAEFPLDRPLPSLLAEAAERYPDKVALTCGDREVTYAGLYQRVNRLAWQLRERGVGPDVVVGVSMRRSVDLITAVLAVLWAGGAYLPLDPDYPADRLAYMLADSKAALVLADPGSELPASGATVLTITPDSAADGLGGVFSSGLRADNLAYVIYTSGSTGRPKGVQIPHRALVNLLRSMIRETGLTHADRWLAVTSLSFDIAGLEVFAPLLVGAELRVLADDAAHATALVSEVRRATIAQATPSAWRMLVDAGLGEEPGIRAVCGGEALPADLAEQLAVRMGSVWNAYGPTETTIWSCLQPVRPGEAVTIGTPLANTQVYVLDETLRPVPIGVPGELYIGGDGVARGYRDRTDLTAARFVADPFGRTGGRLFRTGDTVRRRPDGRIDFIGRSDYQVKIRGFRIELGEIESVLRTHPSVGQVVVVPRPDGLGGHQLVAHLVGAAGTGAETGAATPQELRAHVAAHVPDYMVPSAYMWLDAYPLTPNGKIDRAALPDPDRGATAAGEIVELSTDTQRLVAKLWAEELGVDRIGADDTFRDLGGYSIAALRVVLRVKEATGHEVPLASLLTGATVATIAAAIDSGTEEQASVLVPLNGSPASDERPLFLIHPLGGTVFCYGSLSDSLPADLPTFGIQAYDHLGPDGPRPATIEDIAEHYMRVVRAVQPEGPYRFGGWCMGGAVAYAMARQVEREGGEVEALALIDSSIADPVPPAWVDDDAAAILGAFADKLPITLAELQRIPSERRLQHALSLAEGHLARPDVGSVDDLRRLVQLYQRHAKALLDYRDQDHVPYRGSAVVIRGEEAPHTRPDLGWGAKVAGPLVVLETPGDHRSLLMKENTDDLAERLVVALREGVHALHRFTGAKVAR; encoded by the coding sequence ATGGCGATCAACGACGCTTACCCGCTCACGCGGCTGCAGTCCGGGATGCTGTACCACAGCCATCTCGACACCACCGGAACCACCTATCACGACCTGTCGAGCCTGAAGATCTCCGGGCCCTTCGACGCGTCCCGGCTCCGGAGCGTGCTCGCCGCGCTCCTGGCGGGCCACGACATCCTGCGCAGCGGCGTGGAGCTGACCCGGTTCAGCGAGCCCATGCAGCTCGTGCACGACCACGTCGAACCCCCGCTCACCGTCGAGGACCTGACCGGTCTGACCGCTGTCGGCCAGGACGCGCACATCACCTCGTGGCGCGCCGCGGAGAAGGCCCGGCCGTTCGACCTGGCGACGCCGCCGCTGCTGCGCGTCCACGCGCAGCTGGTGGGCGACACCTCGTTCTGGCTCAACCTGAGCTTCCACCACGCGATCCTCGACGGGTGGAGCCTGTCGCTGCTGACCTCGTGGCTCCTGACGGAGTACGACCGCTCGCTCGCCGGGCACACGCCCCGGCCGCCGCGGCTCGCCTCCCGCTTCCGCGACCTCGTCCGGCTGGAGCGCGAGGCGCTGGCCGACGGGACGTCCCGCGACTACTGGCGCGACCTGCTGGCGGACACGGAGGTACTGGAGCTGCCCCGCTGGGGCGACACCGGGCGCACCCCTGCGATCGAGGAGGGCGCGGAGCGGTCGGCGCGGGTGCACCGCGTGGCGTTCCGTCCGGAACTCACCGAACAGCTCAAGGGTTTCGCCGCGGGCGCCAAGGTGGCCACGAAGGCCGCCCTGTACGCGGCGCACGCCGGAGTGCTCTCCCGGATGTCGGGCCGGCAGCGCGTGATCACCGGGCGGGTGGCCAACTGCCGCCCGGAGAGCCCCGACGCGGACCGGATGATCGGCCTGTTCCTCAACAGCGTTCCGCTGGTCCTGGACACCGGCCGCACCAGCTGGCGCGACCTGGCCCGCCAGGTGCACCACGCGGAGGTCGAGGCGCTCGCCCACCGGCGCTATCCCCTCGGCCAGATGCAGCGCGACCTGAACCGGGACTCACTGTTCGAGACCCTGGTCGACTACCGGGCGATGCGCAGCTACGGCGGCCTGTCCCTGACCCATCTGACCATCGAGGACACGAACTTCTTCGAGCAGACCAACTTCCCGTTCACCGCGAACTTCGGCGCCGACCCGAACACCGGTGAGATCGGTCTCGGCATCAACTACGACGAGGCCGAGTTCCCGGCGGAGCAGATCGAGGCCATCGGCGGCTACTACGCCGCGGCGCTGGAGGCCATGGTCGACGACCCGGCCGCCCCGGTGTCCGCTGCGCCGCTGCTGAGCACGGCCGAGACCACCCGGCAGCTCAAGGAGTGGAACGACACGGCCGCGGAGTTCCCGCTGGACCGTCCCCTGCCGTCCCTCCTGGCCGAGGCCGCCGAGCGGTACCCGGACAAGGTCGCCCTGACCTGCGGGGACCGGGAAGTGACCTATGCCGGGCTGTACCAGCGGGTGAACCGGCTGGCCTGGCAGCTGCGCGAGCGCGGTGTCGGCCCGGACGTGGTCGTGGGCGTGTCCATGCGGCGGTCGGTGGACCTGATCACCGCCGTGCTCGCGGTGCTCTGGGCCGGAGGCGCGTACCTGCCGCTGGACCCGGACTACCCGGCCGACCGGCTGGCGTACATGCTGGCCGACTCGAAGGCCGCGCTGGTGCTCGCCGACCCCGGATCGGAGCTTCCCGCCTCCGGGGCCACGGTGCTGACGATCACCCCGGACAGCGCGGCGGACGGCCTGGGCGGCGTGTTCTCCTCCGGCCTGCGGGCGGACAACCTCGCCTACGTGATCTACACCTCCGGTTCGACGGGCCGGCCCAAGGGCGTGCAGATCCCGCACCGCGCGCTGGTGAACCTGCTCCGGTCCATGATCCGCGAGACGGGCCTCACCCACGCGGACCGCTGGCTGGCCGTCACCTCCCTGTCCTTCGACATCGCGGGTCTGGAGGTCTTCGCCCCGCTGCTGGTGGGCGCCGAACTCCGCGTGCTCGCGGACGACGCCGCGCACGCGACCGCGCTCGTCAGCGAGGTCAGGCGGGCCACCATCGCCCAGGCCACCCCCTCGGCCTGGCGGATGCTCGTCGACGCCGGGCTCGGTGAGGAGCCCGGGATCCGGGCCGTGTGCGGAGGCGAGGCCCTGCCCGCCGACCTCGCGGAACAGCTCGCCGTACGCATGGGCTCGGTGTGGAACGCCTACGGGCCGACCGAGACCACCATCTGGTCCTGCCTGCAGCCCGTACGCCCCGGCGAGGCGGTGACCATCGGCACGCCGCTGGCCAACACCCAGGTGTACGTCCTGGACGAGACCCTGCGCCCGGTCCCGATCGGTGTGCCCGGCGAGCTGTACATCGGCGGTGACGGCGTGGCCCGCGGCTACCGCGACCGGACCGACCTGACGGCGGCGCGCTTCGTGGCCGACCCCTTCGGCCGTACCGGCGGCCGGCTGTTCCGCACCGGCGACACCGTGCGCCGCCGTCCGGACGGCCGGATCGACTTCATCGGCCGCTCCGACTACCAGGTCAAGATCCGCGGGTTCCGGATCGAACTCGGCGAGATCGAGTCGGTGCTCCGCACCCACCCGTCCGTCGGCCAGGTCGTGGTCGTGCCGCGCCCCGACGGCCTCGGCGGTCACCAGCTCGTCGCCCACCTCGTGGGCGCGGCCGGGACCGGGGCCGAGACCGGGGCCGCCACTCCACAGGAACTCCGCGCCCATGTGGCCGCCCACGTCCCCGACTACATGGTGCCGTCGGCGTACATGTGGCTCGACGCCTACCCGCTCACTCCGAACGGGAAGATCGACCGGGCGGCCCTCCCGGACCCCGACCGCGGCGCCACCGCCGCCGGAGAGATCGTCGAACTCTCCACCGACACACAGCGACTGGTCGCCAAGCTGTGGGCGGAGGAACTCGGCGTGGACCGGATCGGCGCCGACGACACCTTCCGGGACCTCGGCGGATACTCCATCGCCGCACTCCGGGTCGTCCTGCGGGTCAAGGAGGCCACCGGCCACGAGGTCCCGCTGGCCAGCCTGCTCACCGGCGCGACGGTCGCCACCATCGCGGCGGCCATCGACAGCGGCACCGAGGAACAGGCCTCCGTCCTGGTCCCGCTGAACGGGTCCCCCGCCTCGGACGAGCGGCCCCTGTTCCTCATCCACCCGCTGGGCGGGACGGTGTTCTGCTACGGGTCGCTCAGCGACTCCCTGCCCGCGGACCTGCCGACCTTCGGCATCCAGGCCTACGACCACCTCGGCCCCGACGGCCCGCGCCCCGCGACCATCGAGGACATAGCCGAGCACTACATGCGCGTGGTGCGCGCCGTACAGCCCGAAGGGCCGTACCGGTTCGGCGGCTGGTGCATGGGCGGCGCCGTCGCCTACGCCATGGCCCGCCAGGTGGAGCGGGAAGGCGGCGAGGTGGAGGCACTGGCCCTCATCGACTCCAGCATCGCCGATCCGGTCCCGCCCGCGTGGGTGGACGACGACGCCGCGGCGATCCTCGGCGCCTTCGCCGACAAGCTGCCGATCACGCTGGCCGAACTCCAGCGGATCCCGTCCGAACGACGCCTCCAGCACGCCCTGTCGCTCGCCGAGGGACACCTGGCCCGCCCCGACGTGGGCAGCGTCGACGACCTGCGCCGTCTGGTGCAGCTCTACCAGCGCCACGCCAAGGCACTGCTGGACTACCGCGACCAGGACCACGTCCCGTACCGCGGCAGCGCCGTCGTCATCCGGGGCGAGGAAGCCCCGCACACCCGGCCCGATCTGGGCTGGGGCGCCAAGGTCGCGGGTCCGCTGGTGGTGCTCGAAACCCCGGGCGATCACCGGAGCCTGCTGATGAAGGAGAACACGGACGACCTGGCCGAACGGCTGGTGGTCGCCCTGCGCGAGGGCGTGCACGCGCTCCACCGCTTCACCGGTGCGAAAGTCGCGCGCTGA
- a CDS encoding SIR2 family NAD-dependent protein deacylase encodes MTSLSPLSDPSDAPLPDWAYGVRRLVVFSGAGLSTDSGIQDFRGPSGVWTLSPGQQTKHTYQAFMTDPDLRVSYWKTRYEHTVWEAEPNAGHRAVATLADSDIDTTVVTQNTDGLHQLAGTPADRVVELHGTMRTTLCVACGYRGPTTDVLTRIAAGEATPSCPECGGIQKTASTMFGQTMSPEVFSRAQEAVTSCDLILATGTTLTVEPAGSLCAAAVHAGATLVIVNWDPTPYDAIATDLIRDPLGEALPRIVAQLRAAAAASAAGSPGPEAARGRSGGTQEPLVLREMDRLRGSAEAYGLLLAPQVLESAVATAALCGAADEEAALGALGHIQALEDPALRLRTAQWLRTEFPPAPESAESSPAPESSPSYWNEALPDTPTEDLLAVLVTPRFLMSTMMETTEEQDRRALTVLARAAETRPGVRARLAELVSLLPGVSPMAIEVALSSGYAAPLAEALTALAEKHPALPADLLDAVPAGVTVFGEFPVLLAESLVDAYELRAKTQNGLRGLTKTLVGLSGRLADLGRGEQALAAARRAVENAARLEDGQEWQAHAAQALDRATQLTT; translated from the coding sequence ATGACGTCTCTTTCCCCCCTTTCCGACCCTTCCGACGCTCCCCTTCCCGACTGGGCGTACGGCGTCCGCCGCCTCGTGGTGTTCAGCGGTGCGGGACTGTCCACCGACTCCGGCATCCAGGACTTCCGCGGCCCTTCCGGCGTCTGGACCCTGAGCCCGGGCCAGCAGACCAAGCACACCTACCAGGCGTTCATGACGGACCCCGATCTCCGCGTGAGCTATTGGAAGACGCGCTACGAGCACACCGTCTGGGAAGCCGAACCCAACGCGGGCCACCGCGCGGTGGCCACGCTGGCGGACTCGGACATCGACACCACGGTGGTCACCCAGAACACGGACGGCCTGCACCAGCTCGCCGGCACCCCGGCCGACCGGGTGGTCGAGCTGCACGGCACCATGCGCACCACCCTGTGCGTGGCCTGCGGGTACCGCGGGCCCACCACGGACGTGCTGACCAGGATCGCGGCGGGCGAGGCGACGCCGTCCTGCCCGGAGTGCGGCGGGATCCAGAAGACCGCCAGCACCATGTTCGGGCAGACCATGTCGCCCGAGGTGTTCTCCCGGGCGCAGGAGGCCGTCACCTCCTGCGACCTGATCCTCGCCACCGGGACGACGCTGACCGTCGAACCGGCGGGCTCCCTCTGCGCGGCCGCGGTCCACGCCGGGGCGACCCTGGTCATCGTCAACTGGGACCCGACCCCCTACGACGCCATCGCCACCGACCTCATCCGCGACCCTCTCGGCGAGGCCCTGCCCCGCATCGTGGCCCAGCTGCGCGCGGCGGCCGCCGCCTCCGCGGCCGGGTCACCGGGACCGGAGGCGGCCCGGGGCCGGTCCGGGGGCACGCAAGAGCCGCTGGTCCTGCGGGAGATGGACCGCCTGCGGGGCTCCGCGGAGGCGTACGGACTTCTCCTGGCCCCCCAGGTGCTGGAGAGCGCCGTGGCCACCGCCGCGCTGTGCGGGGCGGCGGACGAGGAGGCGGCCCTGGGGGCGCTCGGGCACATCCAGGCCCTGGAGGACCCGGCCCTGCGACTGCGGACCGCGCAGTGGCTGCGCACGGAGTTCCCGCCGGCCCCTGAGTCCGCTGAGTCCTCGCCGGCCCCGGAGTCCTCGCCGTCCTACTGGAACGAGGCGCTCCCGGACACGCCGACCGAGGACCTCCTCGCCGTCCTCGTCACCCCCCGGTTCCTCATGAGCACGATGATGGAAACCACCGAGGAGCAGGACCGCAGGGCACTGACCGTGCTGGCGCGCGCCGCCGAGACCCGCCCCGGAGTCCGGGCCCGCCTGGCCGAGCTGGTGTCCCTGCTGCCGGGGGTCTCCCCCATGGCCATCGAGGTGGCGCTCAGCAGCGGCTACGCGGCCCCGCTCGCCGAGGCGCTGACCGCCCTCGCCGAGAAGCACCCCGCCCTCCCGGCCGACCTGCTGGACGCCGTACCCGCCGGGGTCACGGTCTTCGGCGAGTTCCCCGTGCTGCTGGCGGAAAGCCTGGTGGACGCGTACGAGCTGCGCGCGAAGACGCAGAACGGCCTGCGGGGACTCACCAAGACGCTCGTCGGCCTGTCCGGGCGGCTGGCCGACCTGGGCCGGGGAGAGCAGGCCTTGGCCGCGGCCCGGCGGGCCGTGGAGAACGCCGCCCGGCTCGAAGACGGGCAGGAGTGGCAGGCCCACGCCGCCCAGGCGCTGGACCGGGCCACCCAACTGACCACATGA
- a CDS encoding cysteine desulfurase-like protein, translating to MNLDVAGIRTRYPAFSDAASSDGVVWLDAPAGTQMPQSVIDAISGAYEAGIGNLHGAFPASARSDAIVAEARQAVADLVGGAPDGVVFGPNMTTLTYRFAATLAKTWGPGDEIVLSTLDHDANLRPWAQAAEAVGATVRYAEMEVPSGELPAEQYRQLVGPRTRLVAVTAASNILGTMPDLPRIAEITHAAGALLFVDGVHATPHMPVDMVALGADFWAISAYKWNAPHVGAIVAAPALLAELEPDKLVPSPATGPERFETGTLPLADLAGVRAAVDYLAGLDPRATGTRRERLLVSMAAVRAYEQGELAHLLAGFAALPAVRRIGAPARSTATVYFTVDGHTPQEVAEYLATRKINVWYGHSYCWEATAALGIRDQGSAVRVGIYHYTSRSDTDRLLTALAALS from the coding sequence ATGAACCTCGACGTCGCGGGCATACGGACCCGGTACCCGGCCTTCTCCGACGCTGCATCCTCCGACGGCGTGGTCTGGCTGGACGCCCCGGCCGGCACCCAGATGCCGCAGAGCGTCATCGACGCCATCTCGGGCGCCTACGAGGCGGGGATCGGCAACCTCCACGGCGCGTTCCCCGCCAGCGCCCGGTCCGACGCGATCGTGGCCGAGGCCCGGCAGGCGGTCGCCGACCTGGTCGGCGGCGCGCCGGACGGCGTCGTCTTCGGCCCGAACATGACCACGCTGACCTACCGGTTCGCCGCCACCCTGGCCAAGACCTGGGGCCCGGGCGACGAGATCGTCCTCTCGACGCTCGACCACGACGCGAACCTGCGGCCGTGGGCGCAGGCCGCCGAGGCGGTCGGCGCGACCGTCCGGTACGCCGAAATGGAGGTTCCCTCGGGGGAATTGCCCGCCGAGCAGTACCGGCAGCTGGTGGGCCCCCGTACCCGGCTCGTCGCGGTCACCGCGGCCAGCAACATCCTCGGCACCATGCCCGATCTGCCGCGCATCGCGGAGATCACCCACGCGGCGGGCGCCCTCCTGTTCGTCGACGGCGTGCACGCCACCCCGCACATGCCGGTGGACATGGTGGCGCTGGGCGCCGACTTCTGGGCCATCAGCGCCTACAAGTGGAACGCCCCGCACGTCGGCGCGATCGTGGCCGCCCCGGCGCTGCTGGCGGAACTGGAGCCGGACAAGCTCGTCCCCTCCCCGGCGACCGGACCCGAGCGGTTCGAAACCGGCACGCTGCCGCTCGCGGACCTCGCGGGCGTGCGCGCCGCCGTGGACTACCTGGCGGGGCTCGACCCGCGGGCCACGGGCACCCGCCGCGAACGGCTCCTGGTCTCGATGGCGGCGGTACGGGCCTACGAACAGGGCGAACTGGCGCACCTCCTGGCGGGATTCGCGGCGCTGCCCGCGGTCCGGCGGATCGGCGCACCGGCCCGGTCCACCGCCACCGTGTACTTCACGGTGGACGGTCACACGCCGCAGGAGGTGGCCGAGTACCTCGCCACCCGGAAGATCAACGTGTGGTACGGCCACTCATACTGCTGGGAGGCCACCGCCGCACTCGGCATCCGTGACCAGGGATCCGCCGTCCGCGTCGGCATCTACCACTACACCAGCCGCTCGGACACGGACCGCCTCCTCACCGCGCTCGCCGCCCTGTCCTAG
- the ddaH gene encoding dimethylargininase, whose amino-acid sequence MPEPESAPESLPAPLRLRSATRRRLVMCPPTYFDVSYSINPWMDPAQPVDTGAAMRQWHGLRSLYQDLGHEVLEVPPVPGLPDMVFAANGATVAGGKVLGARFRHAERTAEGPAYLAWFRSQGYEDVLWPEFVNEGEGDYLTVGGRLLAGTGFRTDPRSHAEAQEFFGMPVTGLRLVDPSYYHLDTALAVLSDDEVMYYPAAFSEGSQAVLRRMFPDAILATAEDAAVFGLNAMSDGRHVILPEAATGLAKRLSARGFEPIGIRMDELLKAGGSAKCCTLELHD is encoded by the coding sequence ATGCCCGAGCCCGAGTCCGCGCCCGAGTCCCTGCCCGCCCCGCTCCGGCTCCGTTCCGCGACCCGGCGCCGACTGGTCATGTGCCCGCCGACGTACTTCGACGTGTCCTACTCCATCAACCCGTGGATGGACCCGGCGCAGCCCGTGGACACCGGCGCGGCCATGCGGCAGTGGCACGGCCTGCGGTCCCTCTACCAGGACCTGGGGCACGAGGTCCTGGAGGTGCCGCCGGTTCCCGGCCTCCCCGACATGGTCTTCGCGGCCAACGGGGCCACCGTGGCCGGCGGCAAGGTGCTCGGGGCGCGGTTCCGGCACGCGGAGCGCACCGCCGAGGGTCCGGCGTACCTCGCGTGGTTCCGCTCCCAGGGGTACGAGGACGTCCTGTGGCCGGAGTTCGTCAACGAGGGCGAGGGCGACTACCTGACGGTCGGCGGCCGCCTGCTCGCCGGCACGGGCTTCCGGACCGACCCCCGGTCCCACGCCGAGGCGCAGGAGTTCTTCGGCATGCCGGTCACCGGGCTCCGGCTCGTCGATCCCTCGTACTACCACCTGGACACCGCGCTGGCCGTGCTCTCGGACGACGAGGTCATGTACTACCCCGCCGCCTTCTCTGAGGGCAGCCAGGCGGTCCTGCGCCGGATGTTCCCGGACGCGATCCTGGCGACCGCCGAGGACGCCGCCGTGTTCGGGCTGAACGCGATGTCGGACGGCCGCCACGTCATCCTGCCCGAGGCCGCGACGGGGCTCGCCAAGCGGCTCTCCGCGCGGGGCTTCGAGCCGATCGGCATCCGGATGGACGAGCTGCTGAAGGCGGGCGGCAGCGCGAAGTGCTGCACGCTGGAACTGCACGACTGA
- a CDS encoding branched-chain amino acid aminotransferase, whose product MTMPVIEIKPSSTPRSAAEREAILADPGYGRHFTDHMVQIRWTEGRGWHDAELVPYGPLSIDPANMTLHYAQTIFEGLKAYEQPDGSVATFRPRANAERFQASARRMAMPELPADLFVAACDALVEQDRAWVPDSGESSLYLRPFMFATEVGLGVRPASEFLFMVIAFPAAAYFAGGVKPVSVWLSEEYVRAVKGGTGSAKTGGNYAGSLAAQAEAAVHGCDQVVWLDAIERRWVEEMGGMNLYFVYRDHIVTPELTGSLLPGITRDSLLTIARDLGYTVEEGRISTEDWQKDVENGTLTEVFACGTAAVITPVGSVKSARAEWVHGDGQPGEVTMRLRKALLDLQTGRTPDTHGWMHRIQIG is encoded by the coding sequence ATGACGATGCCCGTGATCGAGATCAAGCCCTCTTCGACGCCGCGGTCCGCCGCGGAGCGCGAGGCGATCCTGGCCGATCCGGGGTACGGGCGGCACTTCACCGATCACATGGTGCAGATCAGGTGGACCGAGGGGCGCGGCTGGCACGATGCCGAGCTGGTTCCCTATGGGCCGCTGTCGATCGACCCGGCGAACATGACCCTGCACTACGCGCAGACGATCTTCGAGGGGCTCAAGGCGTACGAGCAGCCCGACGGCTCCGTCGCCACCTTCCGCCCGCGCGCCAACGCCGAGCGGTTCCAGGCTTCCGCCCGCCGCATGGCCATGCCCGAGCTGCCCGCCGACCTGTTCGTCGCGGCGTGCGACGCGCTGGTCGAGCAGGACCGCGCCTGGGTGCCGGACTCCGGTGAATCCTCCCTGTACCTGCGGCCGTTCATGTTCGCGACCGAGGTCGGCCTGGGCGTGCGCCCGGCCAGCGAGTTCCTGTTCATGGTGATCGCCTTCCCCGCCGCCGCGTACTTCGCGGGCGGGGTCAAGCCCGTCTCGGTGTGGCTGTCCGAGGAGTACGTGCGGGCCGTCAAGGGCGGTACGGGTTCGGCCAAGACCGGCGGCAACTACGCGGGTTCGCTGGCCGCGCAGGCCGAGGCGGCCGTGCACGGCTGCGACCAGGTGGTCTGGCTCGACGCGATCGAGCGCCGCTGGGTCGAGGAGATGGGCGGCATGAACCTGTACTTCGTGTACCGCGACCACATCGTCACCCCGGAGCTGACCGGATCCCTGCTGCCCGGCATCACCCGCGACTCGCTGCTGACGATCGCCCGCGACCTCGGTTACACGGTGGAGGAGGGGCGGATCTCCACCGAGGACTGGCAGAAGGACGTGGAGAACGGCACCCTGACCGAGGTGTTCGCGTGCGGCACGGCCGCCGTCATCACCCCGGTCGGCTCCGTCAAGTCGGCCCGCGCCGAGTGGGTCCACGGCGACGGACAGCCGGGCGAGGTCACCATGCGGCTGCGCAAGGCCCTCCTCGACCTCCAGACCGGCCGTACCCCCGACACCCACGGCTGGATGCACCGGATCCAGATCGGGTAG
- a CDS encoding DUF4365 domain-containing protein: MGEQTIRRTGAPSSSQKEVASRAVLELIVNAAGCFLSDPRIDYNCVDATVVSAEPHPYALPRFDVQLKASSSKLRVRRRANGDFSMQLDARSHGELRRPRLTPVKLVLLLLPTGVEVPRLICAGDKLILDGIMLQSDPRSWDPLAPGRKSGTVLFRREDEFTEEYVRSEMKRLGDGGVG; this comes from the coding sequence ATGGGTGAGCAGACGATCCGCCGTACAGGCGCACCATCGTCCTCCCAGAAGGAAGTCGCGAGCAGAGCCGTACTGGAACTGATCGTGAACGCCGCGGGCTGCTTTCTGAGTGATCCTCGCATCGACTACAACTGCGTGGACGCAACTGTCGTCTCCGCCGAACCCCATCCGTACGCGCTACCGCGCTTCGACGTTCAGCTCAAGGCCAGCAGCAGCAAGCTGCGCGTCCGGCGGCGCGCCAACGGCGACTTCTCGATGCAGTTGGACGCAAGAAGCCACGGGGAACTGCGGCGCCCGCGTCTCACTCCGGTCAAGCTTGTTTTGCTGCTGCTCCCGACGGGGGTGGAGGTTCCCCGCCTGATCTGTGCAGGGGACAAGCTCATCCTCGATGGCATCATGCTCCAGTCAGACCCTCGCAGCTGGGATCCACTCGCGCCGGGTCGGAAGTCTGGGACAGTCCTTTTCAGGCGTGAGGACGAGTTCACCGAGGAGTATGTAAGAAGCGAGATGAAGAGGCTCGGCGACGGGGGTGTGGGATGA
- a CDS encoding helix-turn-helix domain-containing protein, with amino-acid sequence MVTPSRITLARKRRGLTLAELSELAGVSLQSLSNYETGRTTPRRTTVGRLAEALDFPELFFEGPEVDELPMEGISWRARSKTSARTLDAARAAGTLAALLYDWIDERFRLPAADIPSLGKPDPETAAEMVRTRWGLGSAPAPNMVHLLEAHGVRVFSLAPEYAEVDAFALWRGPTPFVFLNTMKSVERGRFDAAHELGHLVMHGSDRECSGPEAERQANDFASAFLMPAASVIGHMPAGAHVDQILKGKRIWKVSAMALTYRMHDLGLLTDWQYRSACTELSKRGYRRDEPEGMKKRETSQVLTKVFRGLRSTGVKPAVVAAELGLTSEEMNKMLFGLTITMVDGGGQHSATEPRRALSLVP; translated from the coding sequence ATGGTCACCCCGTCCCGTATCACGCTGGCCCGCAAGCGCCGGGGCCTGACACTCGCGGAACTCTCCGAGCTCGCGGGAGTCTCCCTGCAGAGCCTGTCTAACTATGAAACGGGCCGAACTACGCCGCGCCGCACCACCGTGGGACGCCTCGCCGAGGCCCTCGACTTCCCCGAGCTCTTCTTCGAAGGGCCGGAGGTCGACGAACTCCCGATGGAAGGGATCTCGTGGAGGGCCCGGAGCAAGACCTCGGCCCGCACACTGGACGCCGCCCGCGCCGCCGGCACGCTCGCAGCGCTGCTGTACGACTGGATCGACGAGCGCTTCCGGCTGCCGGCGGCCGACATCCCCTCCCTGGGGAAGCCCGATCCGGAGACCGCAGCTGAGATGGTCCGCACCCGCTGGGGCCTGGGCAGCGCGCCGGCGCCCAACATGGTCCATCTTCTGGAAGCACACGGTGTCCGCGTGTTCTCCCTCGCGCCGGAGTACGCCGAAGTCGACGCCTTCGCGCTCTGGCGGGGGCCAACCCCCTTCGTCTTCCTGAACACGATGAAGTCCGTTGAGCGCGGCCGCTTCGACGCGGCGCACGAGCTCGGCCACCTCGTCATGCACGGCAGCGACCGGGAGTGCTCCGGACCCGAGGCGGAGCGGCAGGCGAACGACTTCGCCAGCGCCTTCCTCATGCCCGCAGCCAGCGTGATCGGCCACATGCCGGCCGGAGCCCATGTCGACCAGATCCTCAAGGGAAAGAGGATCTGGAAGGTCTCCGCGATGGCGCTGACCTACCGGATGCACGATCTCGGACTGCTCACCGACTGGCAATACCGTTCCGCTTGCACAGAGCTCAGCAAGCGGGGTTACCGCAGAGACGAGCCCGAGGGCATGAAGAAGCGGGAGACCTCCCAGGTCCTGACCAAGGTCTTCCGCGGGCTGAGGTCCACCGGAGTGAAGCCGGCCGTCGTGGCCGCAGAGCTGGGCCTGACCTCGGAGGAGATGAACAAGATGCTTTTCGGGCTGACCATCACTATGGTCGACGGCGGCGGCCAGCACTCCGCAACTGAGCCCCGGCGGGCCCTGTCGCTGGTTCCCTGA